A portion of the Bdellovibrio bacteriovorus genome contains these proteins:
- a CDS encoding ABC transporter ATP-binding protein: protein MMIATMAIVIKTDKLTRVYKTYQKPEGFMNSIKGFWNRKYVSKIALDQTTLEIESGQIVGLVGANGAGKTTLLKMLSGLVTPTGGDANVLGYRPWERKNEFLRQISILLGQKNQLWWDISPADSYALLARIYDLDPEYAKKRVAHLAEMLRCTHVLHTQLRRLSLGERMKMEIIGALLHEPKVLFLDEPTIGLDIVAQQTIREFLDEYVKEKGPTVILTSHYMDDIAKLADKLLLISKGHIVYQGTVPDFVAKAQSENLESEEVDFEGVIRRFLEDESR from the coding sequence ATGATGATCGCCACTATGGCGATCGTAATTAAAACAGACAAGCTGACCCGCGTTTACAAAACCTACCAAAAGCCCGAGGGATTCATGAATTCCATCAAAGGCTTTTGGAATCGCAAGTACGTCTCAAAGATCGCTTTAGATCAAACCACCCTAGAAATTGAATCTGGGCAAATCGTGGGCCTGGTCGGCGCTAACGGCGCAGGTAAAACCACTCTTTTAAAAATGCTTTCTGGCCTAGTAACCCCCACCGGTGGCGACGCCAACGTGCTGGGATATCGTCCCTGGGAAAGAAAAAATGAATTCCTAAGACAGATCAGCATTCTGTTAGGACAAAAAAATCAACTGTGGTGGGATATCTCTCCGGCGGATTCTTATGCCTTGCTCGCACGCATTTACGATTTAGACCCTGAATACGCTAAAAAACGCGTGGCCCACTTAGCAGAGATGCTTCGCTGCACGCACGTACTGCACACGCAATTACGCCGGTTAAGCTTGGGCGAAAGAATGAAGATGGAAATCATCGGCGCTCTTTTGCACGAACCCAAAGTGTTGTTCCTGGATGAGCCCACCATCGGACTTGATATCGTTGCGCAACAAACCATTCGCGAATTCTTAGATGAATACGTCAAGGAAAAAGGGCCGACCGTGATTTTAACAAGTCACTATATGGACGATATTGCCAAGCTTGCCGATAAGTTACTTCTTATCAGCAAGGGGCATATCGTTTACCAAGGAACTGTTCCGGATTTCGTTGCGAAAGCCCAGTCCGAGAATTTGGAAAGTGAGGAAGTCGACTTTGAAGGAGTCATCCGCCGCTTCCTTGAGGACGAATCAAGATAA
- a CDS encoding siderophore-interacting protein: MIEKSTREIQRVMHPLKFRMLSVKKITQVSPRMQRITLTGEDLEGFVSASADDHVKVFFPAPGEDKPVVPSVGPDGPVIPQGAIMRDYTPLRFDPVANELDLEFVLHEEGPGTTWAKNAQVGSVIGVGGPRGSMIVPYDFDWYLMVGDEVAIPSFMRRLTELPVGAKALVMIEVASKDEEREIVSSADMEVIWLHRNGQAAGSTNMLRDMVIKSKFPYGDYFAWVSGESQMVKEIKEILENIKGGNLSWIKATAYWKKQLS; this comes from the coding sequence ATGATAGAAAAATCCACACGTGAAATTCAAAGAGTCATGCACCCGCTTAAATTTCGGATGTTGTCGGTTAAAAAAATAACTCAAGTTTCCCCGCGCATGCAACGGATCACTTTAACGGGTGAAGACCTTGAAGGTTTCGTCAGTGCTTCGGCGGATGACCATGTGAAGGTTTTCTTTCCGGCGCCCGGTGAGGATAAGCCGGTGGTGCCCTCGGTAGGTCCCGATGGACCGGTGATTCCTCAAGGGGCGATCATGCGTGATTACACTCCTTTGCGTTTTGATCCCGTGGCGAATGAATTAGATCTTGAGTTCGTTCTTCATGAAGAGGGCCCTGGGACGACGTGGGCAAAAAATGCGCAAGTGGGGAGCGTAATAGGTGTCGGTGGACCGCGGGGCTCTATGATTGTTCCTTATGATTTTGATTGGTATTTGATGGTGGGTGATGAGGTGGCGATCCCCTCGTTCATGCGCCGTCTTACAGAGTTGCCTGTGGGAGCGAAGGCCTTGGTGATGATTGAGGTCGCTTCAAAAGACGAAGAGCGCGAGATCGTTTCTTCGGCGGATATGGAAGTGATCTGGCTTCACCGCAATGGTCAGGCGGCAGGTTCCACGAACATGCTTCGTGATATGGTAATAAAGTCAAAATTTCCTTATGGGGATTATTTTGCTTGGGTTTCCGGCGAATCCCAGATGGTCAAAGAAATTAAAGAAATTTTAGAAAATATAAAAGGCGGCAACCTCTCCTGGATCAAGGCCACGGCGTACTGGAAAAAGCAGTTATCTTGA
- a CDS encoding phospholipase D-like domain-containing protein, with amino-acid sequence MKKIFVSLLLVSTSAFAQEVSLKERLAAMDFYKKNYQLMFGAESSRRAESLLEAVKTLPAAEQSKVRKFVRDNESKVPEKILIPLVYWKFVKKNPTNEAKVLQFWLQTRLQILRDYADHPLKTSKSSQEAARQLMNSWAGKKNLTLQSAELVTDLKKQFPDLEEYSLVAGGFIPGNVVELISHNETSPDRIQWFNERVIFAGGSLDFTKPYMKMPLSAEDEGHPSFKDPMFAKIRDMIISAKESVFIDIFLFGGTMGGTLSKFLLDQTIEKKKNNPQFKVLLLHDFATNYNMQEEMMPVFDYIKKRIETESALKGSVYLLQANIQRHPPGIPFGITNLVPKNEKTFPALEKRGTYYESKIDHSKVIVVDAESNAPQAYFGSKNWTDHSGGYYFDNAIYVKGPAAAMVQASYYDDVDAALTLDANERKWFYYKNKGYSNEKYLKQRAQILSWFKLKRTSFPAAGDQVVRLAEANVDGKIKDARNILVDMIMNAQSHIYMEQLFIYDKYINDALMKRKAQKPDLKVWILADHNGNFKLGGLPNTLFMEQMLKHGVEIKARKTLGIEAHFPNGRKQEYHQENHRKITSVDGKVLLGGSSNLNPDTLQGSFREFGAQIFDVAAIGTFEKEFEQDWKDSSKTENFFAGAAGKVKLMGMELSPDVVRALNNLASSLVRAKDDLEKR; translated from the coding sequence ATGAAAAAGATTTTTGTTTCTCTGCTTTTAGTGTCGACATCGGCTTTTGCTCAGGAAGTGTCTTTAAAAGAACGACTGGCGGCAATGGATTTTTATAAAAAGAACTATCAGCTGATGTTTGGGGCAGAATCCAGCCGTCGAGCGGAAAGTCTTTTGGAAGCGGTTAAAACCTTGCCGGCGGCAGAGCAGTCTAAAGTGCGCAAGTTCGTCAGAGACAATGAATCTAAGGTGCCGGAAAAAATTCTGATCCCTTTGGTTTATTGGAAGTTTGTGAAAAAAAATCCAACCAATGAAGCGAAGGTTTTACAGTTCTGGTTGCAAACGCGTTTGCAGATTCTGCGCGATTATGCCGATCATCCGCTGAAAACTTCTAAGTCTTCTCAAGAAGCGGCTCGGCAGTTGATGAATTCTTGGGCGGGTAAGAAAAATCTTACTTTGCAAAGTGCTGAATTAGTGACGGATCTGAAAAAACAATTCCCCGATCTCGAAGAGTATTCTTTGGTGGCCGGCGGATTTATTCCCGGAAATGTGGTTGAACTGATCAGTCACAATGAAACTTCACCGGACAGAATCCAGTGGTTTAATGAGCGCGTTATTTTTGCCGGGGGCTCATTAGATTTCACTAAACCTTATATGAAGATGCCTTTGAGTGCGGAAGATGAAGGACATCCCTCTTTTAAAGATCCGATGTTTGCCAAGATTCGCGACATGATTATTTCAGCTAAAGAGTCCGTCTTTATCGACATCTTTCTTTTTGGCGGAACGATGGGAGGCACTTTAAGCAAGTTCCTTTTGGATCAAACAATCGAAAAGAAAAAGAACAACCCGCAGTTCAAAGTTTTGCTCTTGCACGACTTTGCCACCAATTACAACATGCAAGAAGAGATGATGCCGGTTTTTGATTACATCAAAAAACGTATTGAAACCGAAAGTGCGTTGAAAGGATCTGTCTATTTATTGCAGGCCAATATTCAAAGACATCCTCCGGGAATTCCTTTTGGTATCACAAATCTTGTGCCAAAAAACGAAAAGACGTTTCCCGCTTTAGAAAAGCGGGGAACTTATTACGAATCTAAAATTGATCACAGCAAAGTGATCGTGGTCGACGCGGAATCAAATGCTCCCCAAGCTTATTTTGGCTCCAAAAATTGGACGGATCATAGTGGTGGTTATTATTTTGATAATGCCATTTATGTTAAAGGCCCGGCGGCAGCCATGGTGCAGGCGTCATATTATGATGATGTCGATGCGGCCCTGACCTTGGATGCGAATGAAAGAAAATGGTTCTATTATAAAAATAAAGGCTATTCGAACGAAAAATATCTTAAGCAGCGCGCGCAAATTCTTTCATGGTTTAAATTAAAGCGCACAAGTTTCCCGGCGGCGGGCGATCAAGTGGTGCGTTTAGCCGAAGCCAATGTTGACGGAAAAATCAAAGATGCGCGTAATATCTTGGTGGATATGATCATGAATGCTCAAAGCCATATCTATATGGAGCAGCTCTTTATTTATGATAAATATATCAATGATGCGCTGATGAAAAGAAAAGCGCAAAAGCCCGATTTAAAAGTTTGGATTTTGGCCGATCATAACGGAAATTTTAAATTGGGTGGATTGCCAAATACCTTATTTATGGAGCAAATGCTTAAACACGGTGTAGAAATCAAAGCACGTAAAACATTGGGTATTGAAGCACATTTTCCGAATGGCCGAAAGCAAGAATACCATCAGGAAAATCATCGTAAGATCACCTCGGTCGATGGCAAAGTTCTTTTAGGTGGGTCGTCAAATCTGAATCCGGATACTTTACAAGGAAGCTTTCGCGAGTTTGGTGCGCAGATCTTTGATGTGGCGGCGATCGGAACTTTTGAAAAAGAATTTGAGCAAGATTGGAAAGACTCTAGCAAAACTGAAAACTTCTTTGCGGGTGCTGCCGGCAAGGTGAAGTTGATGGGAATGGAGTTGAGCCCCGATGTGGTTCGGGCTCTGAATAATTTGGCTTCCTCATTGGTCCGCGCTAAAGATGACTTAGAAAAACGCTAA
- a CDS encoding YiiX/YebB-like N1pC/P60 family cysteine hydrolase has product MRFSIVVLGVLCVFLGACSTFKFSQRTPASVKYVDPEYQQFQYLISEALSFRAEALKFAQAKKLDGPQSVSLTRDEGEYVRKVGARYLEIRKKLLEYAIREAKSFELNNQAVLNPYKGTETKTEFKGDKAAMTYYTYTANYIDPTDAEGAKRLFKMQMGLTAALLLMDNYLVAIQPYNENASLRYVLNYDTDQYRALQEIADSYSYPAYRDQLTAAIRFVDQVMAWRRSQGINTSDEESRLYEMTQSSLWYLAVRNGKNNSGAYDTIANLWNRLTLRGKRGARVVTYGVSMGFGNLVGLVETRKGYLYNMDTAEKEALIRDLKPLDVLLEKTPFRLTDKMIPGHYGHVAIWLGTEEQLKEIHAWDQLPKAIQDKVRSGHRIVEALRPGVQINTLEHFLNIDDFLVLRDTRPEVTDAYRRHAIMQAAAQVGKEYDFNFDVHTHERIVCSEIAYVVFSDIKWPLSETVRRYTISPDNVAQMAVGSNRIFEPVMMYYDGKRIYKDLPHSLTLLLKADDAAYAEFAKFQNL; this is encoded by the coding sequence ATGCGTTTTAGCATCGTTGTATTGGGCGTGCTTTGTGTTTTTCTTGGGGCTTGTTCGACCTTCAAATTTTCACAGCGGACCCCGGCCTCCGTCAAATATGTCGATCCCGAATATCAGCAGTTTCAATATCTCATTTCGGAAGCCTTGAGTTTTCGTGCTGAGGCCCTTAAATTCGCCCAAGCAAAAAAATTAGATGGACCACAGAGTGTTTCTTTAACTCGGGATGAAGGCGAATACGTTCGTAAGGTAGGCGCTCGCTATTTAGAAATCCGCAAAAAACTTTTAGAGTACGCGATTCGTGAAGCTAAAAGTTTTGAACTTAATAATCAGGCTGTCTTAAATCCTTACAAAGGAACGGAAACAAAAACGGAATTCAAAGGTGATAAGGCGGCGATGACTTATTACACCTACACGGCAAACTATATTGATCCGACAGATGCCGAAGGAGCCAAACGTCTCTTCAAAATGCAAATGGGGCTGACGGCGGCTTTGCTTTTAATGGATAATTACCTGGTTGCGATTCAGCCTTATAATGAAAACGCCTCCCTTCGCTATGTTTTAAACTATGACACTGATCAATACCGTGCTTTGCAAGAAATTGCGGATTCCTATTCATACCCCGCTTATCGTGATCAGTTGACGGCGGCGATTCGTTTTGTCGATCAGGTGATGGCATGGCGCCGCTCTCAAGGTATCAATACGAGCGATGAAGAAAGCCGTCTTTACGAAATGACTCAATCAAGTCTTTGGTATTTGGCCGTTCGTAACGGAAAAAATAATTCCGGCGCTTACGACACAATCGCCAACCTTTGGAACCGACTGACTTTACGTGGCAAGCGCGGCGCGCGTGTGGTTACGTATGGGGTGAGTATGGGATTCGGCAACTTGGTAGGTCTGGTAGAGACTCGTAAGGGATACCTTTACAATATGGACACCGCCGAAAAAGAAGCTTTGATTCGCGATCTTAAGCCTTTGGATGTGTTGTTAGAAAAAACGCCATTCCGTCTGACAGATAAAATGATTCCTGGCCATTATGGTCACGTCGCAATTTGGTTAGGTACTGAAGAGCAGCTTAAAGAAATTCATGCCTGGGATCAGTTGCCTAAAGCCATCCAAGATAAAGTTCGCTCTGGTCATCGTATTGTTGAGGCCTTAAGACCCGGGGTGCAGATAAATACCTTAGAGCATTTTTTAAATATTGATGACTTCTTGGTTTTAAGGGACACGCGTCCGGAGGTGACAGATGCCTATCGTCGTCACGCCATCATGCAAGCTGCGGCGCAAGTGGGAAAAGAATATGATTTCAATTTTGACGTTCATACGCATGAACGCATTGTATGTTCGGAAATCGCTTACGTCGTTTTTAGCGATATCAAGTGGCCGTTATCAGAAACCGTCCGCCGTTATACGATCAGTCCCGATAACGTGGCCCAAATGGCTGTGGGATCAAACCGTATCTTTGAGCCGGTCATGATGTATTACGATGGAAAACGTATCTATAAAGACCTGCCACACTCTTTGACGCTTTTATTAAAGGCGGATGATGCGGCTTACGCTGAATTTGCAAAGTTTCAAAATCTTTAG
- a CDS encoding fibronectin type III domain-containing protein codes for MKIALSLLAFAMTLALTSPSVAEEAAHGGGGHHGNLSETMNALFPQPKSNPDKRAVPAKPELAGPANFAKITGDKVTLQWKAVEGAEEYHVQLATDPNFKWLVANEYHVKATSFDAAGLEAGKHYYWRVSAVKPNNWSTFRRSYFAQAMFETTGQAQ; via the coding sequence ATGAAGATCGCTTTATCTCTACTCGCATTCGCTATGACTCTGGCCCTTACATCCCCCTCTGTGGCGGAAGAAGCTGCTCACGGCGGTGGCGGTCACCACGGCAACCTAAGCGAAACAATGAATGCCTTGTTTCCTCAGCCAAAATCAAATCCAGATAAACGTGCGGTTCCGGCTAAACCAGAATTGGCTGGCCCAGCGAACTTCGCAAAAATCACAGGCGATAAAGTGACTTTGCAATGGAAAGCCGTTGAAGGTGCCGAAGAATACCACGTGCAACTAGCAACAGATCCAAACTTCAAATGGCTAGTGGCAAACGAATATCATGTTAAAGCAACTTCCTTTGATGCTGCCGGATTAGAAGCTGGAAAACACTATTACTGGAGAGTCTCAGCTGTAAAACCAAATAACTGGTCTACATTCCGTCGCAGTTATTTTGCCCAGGCCATGTTTGAAACCACAGGACAGGCTCAATAG
- a CDS encoding four-helix bundle copper-binding protein — MHQMQDSDMSRCIANCMNTQRACLETLAYCLEEQGTSYSGKHIQLLQTCVETCNLSVRLMSMDSEFHQQACELCFEVCDACAIECERFEEDEVFKTCAEACRRSAESCRGMAGMTVRVNRSEQKSRNARM, encoded by the coding sequence ATGCATCAAATGCAAGACAGTGATATGAGTCGATGTATAGCAAATTGCATGAACACGCAGCGAGCGTGTTTAGAAACTTTAGCTTATTGTTTGGAAGAGCAAGGAACATCTTATTCCGGAAAGCACATTCAGTTGCTGCAAACTTGCGTAGAAACATGCAACTTATCGGTACGATTGATGAGCATGGATTCAGAGTTCCATCAGCAAGCCTGTGAGCTTTGTTTTGAGGTTTGTGATGCCTGCGCCATCGAGTGTGAGCGCTTTGAAGAAGATGAAGTCTTTAAAACCTGTGCGGAGGCTTGTCGTCGTTCGGCAGAAAGCTGCCGAGGTATGGCGGGGATGACGGTGCGAGTGAATCGCTCGGAACAAAAATCACGTAATGCTAGAATGTAA
- a CDS encoding PAS domain-containing hybrid sensor histidine kinase/response regulator has product MSISAYDALLNSAAIIEFDVQGHILWANQKFLNLVAYELDEIVGRHHSMFMPEHSQQELDYLEMWTLLGQGKSQAGEFKRVDKNQNTLWIQGTYTPIMSPAGGVSKIVKLALDITEKKKLSENLEKKNRELLTTAAKARAATYAKSVFLANMSHEIRTPLNSIIGITDTLAETPLNSQQVSFVEILQRANHQLMTIINDVLDLSKVEAGEFHLKSSVFSLKRFLEDIISVLHFRAKEKGLDLHVQVETDVGPYLYGDPDRLRQVLINLLNNAIKFTHQGGISLRVTLNHTSRAGNILFCIADTGIGIQKNKFKDIFLPFTQADPTTTRRYGGTGLGLSITKNIVELMDGQIWLESEPGSGSVFYFTATLPTADEPVSVLESPSLSPQERSQLKILIVDDVDDNRNLLGIYLQHTQHLVEYAESGEEALRMVRETAYDVIFMDIQMPRMDGHEATRCIRHLEQTEGRAPSRIYACTANAFAEDIEKSLEAGCDLHLSKPVRKDTLLRVLYSSPSVNEASP; this is encoded by the coding sequence ATGAGTATTTCTGCGTACGATGCCTTATTAAATTCAGCCGCCATCATAGAATTCGATGTGCAGGGACATATTCTGTGGGCAAACCAGAAATTCTTAAATCTCGTGGCTTACGAGCTTGATGAAATTGTGGGGCGACATCACTCGATGTTCATGCCGGAACATTCACAACAAGAACTTGATTACTTGGAGATGTGGACACTCCTGGGGCAAGGAAAGTCTCAAGCTGGAGAGTTTAAACGCGTAGACAAGAATCAAAACACCCTCTGGATTCAAGGCACTTACACGCCGATCATGTCCCCGGCAGGTGGGGTTTCCAAAATTGTAAAACTTGCTTTAGACATCACCGAAAAGAAAAAACTTTCTGAGAATTTGGAAAAGAAGAATCGCGAGTTGTTAACAACCGCAGCAAAAGCCCGCGCGGCGACCTATGCGAAATCAGTTTTCTTAGCAAATATGAGTCACGAAATCCGCACGCCCTTAAACTCCATTATCGGCATCACGGACACCTTGGCAGAAACGCCGTTAAATAGTCAGCAGGTTTCATTTGTTGAAATTCTTCAGCGCGCCAATCACCAACTGATGACCATCATTAATGACGTACTTGATCTATCAAAAGTCGAAGCCGGAGAGTTTCATTTAAAATCATCGGTCTTTAGCTTGAAAAGATTTTTAGAAGATATTATTTCCGTCTTGCACTTCCGCGCCAAAGAAAAAGGTTTAGATTTGCACGTGCAAGTTGAAACCGATGTCGGCCCTTATCTTTATGGCGATCCCGATCGTCTGCGCCAGGTACTTATTAACCTTTTAAATAATGCAATTAAGTTTACTCATCAAGGCGGCATTTCCTTGCGCGTGACTTTGAATCACACTTCGCGCGCCGGGAACATCCTTTTCTGCATCGCGGATACCGGAATTGGTATTCAGAAAAATAAATTCAAAGATATCTTTTTACCCTTCACGCAAGCAGATCCGACGACCACGCGACGTTACGGCGGAACGGGTCTCGGCCTATCCATTACCAAAAACATCGTGGAGCTTATGGACGGGCAGATCTGGCTTGAAAGTGAACCGGGATCAGGCAGCGTTTTTTATTTCACCGCCACTCTGCCCACGGCCGATGAGCCCGTAAGTGTTTTAGAAAGCCCGTCTTTAAGTCCTCAAGAGCGTTCACAACTAAAAATTCTTATCGTCGATGACGTTGACGACAATCGTAACCTTTTAGGAATTTATCTGCAGCACACCCAACATTTAGTTGAATACGCTGAAAGTGGCGAAGAAGCGTTACGAATGGTGCGGGAAACAGCCTATGACGTCATCTTTATGGATATCCAAATGCCTCGCATGGACGGCCATGAAGCCACCCGCTGCATTCGCCACCTAGAACAAACCGAGGGGCGCGCGCCTTCGCGTATTTATGCCTGTACCGCCAACGCCTTTGCCGAAGATATAGAAAAAAGTCTAGAAGCGGGATGCGATCTCCATCTGTCAAAGCCGGTTCGCAAGGACACCTTGCTAAGAGTCCTGTATTCTTCCCCCTCGGTGAATGAGGCTAGCCCTTAA
- a CDS encoding Bd3614 family nucleic acid deaminase: MNTQKRAEQIAFLLKIPGFALAFVEHQGVLYYSHFLETSIAPSSAVVKLLQGVFDQHVDLSFFILRNRIYSTLPLSEMCRGMLRVVAKRASEGILPRDHGLETNLQFQEVGVKDEVLFPTTKLSSENTQDLASVALMFARITQADQILLRLSEMASAVSRGKILHDYHRDIAAVLMGPEGDCLSYGLNSNALNKTLHAEVNLVHRLFKDRGVKIPKGSVLYSTHKPCKMCAGIIHDWSEDPRHVQVYYHHHEDGGLSRATALDKIGMQNQL; encoded by the coding sequence ATGAACACCCAAAAAAGAGCGGAACAGATCGCTTTTTTATTAAAAATACCCGGATTTGCGCTCGCTTTTGTAGAGCATCAGGGCGTTCTTTACTATTCTCACTTTCTGGAGACCTCCATCGCGCCTTCTTCGGCGGTGGTCAAACTGCTTCAAGGCGTCTTTGACCAGCATGTCGATCTTAGCTTTTTCATCTTACGAAATCGGATTTATTCCACCCTGCCGTTATCAGAAATGTGCCGAGGAATGTTAAGAGTGGTCGCCAAAAGAGCCAGTGAGGGCATCCTCCCACGTGATCATGGCCTGGAAACCAATCTTCAATTTCAGGAAGTTGGCGTGAAGGATGAGGTTCTGTTTCCCACGACAAAGCTGAGTTCGGAAAATACGCAAGATTTAGCCAGTGTCGCGTTGATGTTTGCTAGAATTACCCAGGCAGATCAAATTTTATTAAGGCTCTCTGAGATGGCTTCTGCTGTTTCTCGAGGGAAGATCTTGCATGATTATCACCGGGACATAGCAGCCGTTTTGATGGGGCCGGAGGGGGACTGTTTGAGCTATGGATTGAACTCGAATGCTTTAAACAAAACCCTTCATGCCGAAGTAAATTTGGTGCATCGGCTTTTTAAAGATCGTGGAGTGAAGATTCCCAAGGGCTCGGTTTTGTATTCGACTCACAAGCCATGTAAGATGTGCGCGGGGATTATTCATGATTGGAGTGAAGATCCACGCCATGTCCAAGTCTACTATCACCACCATGAAGATGGGGGTTTGTCGCGAGCTACGGCTTTAGATAAGATTGGAATGCAGAATCAATTGTGA
- a CDS encoding class I SAM-dependent methyltransferase yields the protein MIKNRLEKNLKKLKPWATRHQIEAYRLYDRDIPEFPFIIDVYKDYFLVHDKSDSFLDKEKNHLPLVLTAIKDIFACADDKIILKKRERQEGLKQYEKLDQKSDTFIVRESQAVFKVNMYDYLDTGLFLDHRPMRQKVFKTASGKKFLNLFCYTGSVSVFAALGGARTTSVDMSQTYLSWAQDNFALNQIDLGAHSFVNANVLEWLKDERYKNKFDIIFLDPPTFSNSKKMEDSFEVERDQDFLVDSCMMMLNPGGVLYFSNNKRKFKLSASLQEKYSVVDKTEESIPQDFHDKKIHNCFEIRAKMS from the coding sequence ATGATCAAAAACCGATTGGAAAAAAATCTTAAAAAACTTAAACCTTGGGCCACTCGTCATCAGATCGAAGCTTATCGCCTTTACGACCGCGACATTCCAGAGTTTCCATTTATCATTGACGTGTATAAAGACTATTTTTTGGTCCACGATAAAAGCGATTCTTTCCTAGACAAAGAAAAAAATCATCTTCCTTTGGTCTTAACGGCAATCAAAGACATCTTCGCCTGCGCAGATGACAAAATTATTCTAAAAAAGCGTGAACGCCAAGAAGGCTTAAAGCAATACGAAAAGTTAGATCAAAAATCCGACACCTTCATCGTGCGCGAAAGCCAAGCTGTTTTTAAAGTAAATATGTACGACTATTTAGACACCGGACTTTTCCTCGATCATCGCCCCATGCGCCAAAAGGTATTTAAAACGGCCTCAGGCAAAAAGTTTTTAAATCTTTTTTGTTATACGGGTTCAGTGAGTGTTTTTGCGGCCCTCGGTGGTGCGCGCACAACCAGCGTGGATATGTCGCAAACCTATTTATCCTGGGCCCAAGACAACTTTGCATTAAATCAGATCGATCTGGGCGCACACAGCTTTGTTAACGCCAATGTCTTAGAGTGGTTGAAAGATGAGCGTTATAAAAACAAGTTTGATATCATTTTTTTAGATCCCCCGACGTTCTCAAATTCCAAAAAAATGGAGGACAGCTTTGAAGTTGAACGCGATCAAGATTTTCTCGTTGATAGCTGCATGATGATGTTGAACCCGGGTGGAGTTCTTTATTTTTCTAATAACAAAAGAAAGTTTAAACTCTCTGCATCACTTCAAGAGAAATACTCTGTCGTCGATAAAACCGAAGAAAGTATCCCACAAGACTTCCACGACAAAAAAATCCATAACTGTTTCGAAATCCGCGCGAAGATGTCATAG
- the speE gene encoding polyamine aminopropyltransferase: protein MKALGRHILVEFNSCNSEILNDVSAIEKAMVEAAQTAGATVINSTFHHFSPWGVSGVVVIQESHLAIHTWPEYRYASVDLFTCGDSVDPWVSFEFLKKAFQANYSALELNRGSLSVIEKTDFKPNTIRTEPSFDLKKGYQIDRNVWFTDKDENQALSLRYTGDVLFDEKTPYQRVRVLESFSHGKFLAINNMVMCTERDEAHYHEMMVHPIMQSLGDAKNILVIGGGDGGTIREIFRYDHVNKVTMVEIDEAVVRASKEHLPKISAAFSHPKLELIIGDGIQFVKDAKPGAYDLIIVDGSDPIGPAKGLFTTEFYENCKKALKDGGAVITQGESPMFHETTFVELNKCLKGIFGKDQVHTMIFHATTYPSGMWSLQIGVKGSRHPAVDFDKNKAQAFSSAKGLRYYNEDLHAAAFALPTFVKSMLAENKN from the coding sequence TTGAAAGCACTTGGACGTCATATATTGGTTGAATTTAATAGCTGTAACTCAGAAATCCTAAACGATGTTTCAGCGATTGAAAAAGCGATGGTCGAAGCCGCCCAAACAGCCGGCGCCACAGTTATCAACTCTACCTTTCATCACTTTTCCCCCTGGGGTGTCAGTGGTGTGGTGGTCATCCAAGAAAGTCATCTCGCGATCCATACGTGGCCTGAATATCGTTACGCTTCTGTGGATCTTTTCACTTGCGGCGATTCGGTCGACCCTTGGGTTTCTTTTGAATTTTTAAAAAAAGCCTTCCAAGCCAACTACTCGGCTTTAGAACTTAATCGCGGCTCGTTGTCCGTGATCGAAAAAACGGATTTCAAACCGAACACTATTCGTACCGAACCTTCTTTTGATCTTAAAAAAGGTTATCAAATTGATCGCAATGTTTGGTTCACGGATAAAGACGAAAATCAGGCCTTATCTTTACGTTACACGGGCGATGTTTTATTTGACGAAAAGACACCTTACCAACGTGTTCGCGTTTTAGAGTCCTTTTCTCACGGCAAGTTTTTGGCCATCAATAATATGGTGATGTGTACTGAACGCGACGAAGCTCACTATCACGAAATGATGGTCCATCCGATCATGCAAAGCTTGGGTGATGCTAAAAATATTCTAGTCATCGGGGGCGGCGATGGGGGGACTATTCGCGAAATTTTCCGCTATGATCACGTCAACAAGGTGACCATGGTTGAAATTGATGAAGCGGTCGTGCGCGCTTCTAAAGAACATTTGCCAAAAATCTCTGCCGCATTTTCTCATCCAAAATTGGAACTGATCATTGGCGATGGCATTCAGTTTGTTAAAGACGCTAAGCCTGGCGCTTACGATTTGATTATCGTGGATGGCTCGGACCCGATCGGCCCGGCAAAAGGTCTTTTCACAACAGAATTTTATGAAAATTGCAAAAAGGCCTTAAAAGACGGTGGGGCGGTGATCACGCAAGGTGAATCCCCGATGTTCCATGAAACTACTTTTGTAGAGTTAAATAAATGTCTAAAAGGTATTTTCGGTAAAGACCAGGTCCACACGATGATCTTTCACGCCACGACTTATCCGTCGGGGATGTGGAGCTTACAAATCGGTGTCAAGGGGTCTCGCCATCCCGCCGTGGACTTTGATAAAAACAAGGCTCAGGCTTTTTCAAGTGCTAAAGGACTTCGCTATTACAACGAAGACCTGCATGCGGCAGCATTTGCTCTGCCGACATTTGTAAAGTCGATGCTTGCGGAAAATAAGAATTAA